In the Sulfurivermis fontis genome, GTGGTTCATGGCAGGAAGATCACCAACTCATGGGATAGACGCACACATAGTAAGGCAAGCAACAATTCAGCGCACCGGACTGAACCTGTGCTGTCGCTACGACTCGATACTGCTATGGTTATCTTTCCCGGCCCCGCTGCCTCGAGGTGAAGACATGCCGTTCCTGCGCCCCGGCGACATCCGCCCCTCCGAGATCACCCCTGCCGCCGTTTACCGCGACCGGCGCCGGTTTCTCGGTGCCGCCCTGGCCGCGGGGGGCGCCCTGCTGCTGCCCTCCGCCCTGCCGGCCGCGCCGCGCCGCTTCGGCCCGCTGCCACGCAGCCCGCTCAGCACCAGCGAGCCACCCAACAGTTACAAAGACATCACTACCTACAACAATTTCTATGAACTCGGCACCGGCAAGGACGACCCGGCGCGCAACGCCGCCCTGCTCAAGACCGAGCCCTGGTCGGTGACCGTCGACGGTGAAGTGGAAAGGCCCGGCACTTACACCCTGGAGGACATCCTCAAGCCCCACGCCCTGGAGGAACGCATCTACCGCCTGCGCTGCGTCGAGGCCTGGTCGATGGTGATCCCCTGGGTCGGCTTTCCGCTGGGCGATCTGATCAAGCGCTTCCAGCCCACCTCACGCGCCAAATACGTCGCCTTCACCACCCTGCACGACCCGGAGCAACTGCCGGGCCAGCGCCGCAACGTGCTGCAGTGGCCCTATGTGGAGGGCCTGCGCATGGACGAGGCGATGCACCCGCTGACCCTCCTCGCCGTCGGCCTGTATGGCGAGGTGCTGCCCGGCCAGAACGGCGCGCCGCTGCGCCTGGTGGTGCCGTGGAAGTACGGCTTCAAGAGCATCAAGTCCATCGTCCGCATCAGCCTGACCGAACAGATGCCACCCACCACCTGGAACCGCGCGGCGCCGCACGAATACGGCTTCTATGCCAACGTCAATCCGGCGGTGGATCACCCGCGCTGGAGCCAGAAGCGTGAACGCCGCCTGGGCGAGCTGCGCAAGCGCGAGACCCTGCCCTTCAACGGCTACGCCGAGCAGGTGGCGCAGCTCTACAGCAGCATGGACCTGACCAAGTGGTATTGAGCGAGCGCTGGCTGAAGCGCGTTGTTTTCCTACTCTGCCTGACGCCCCTGGCCTGGCTGCTGGCGCTGGCCCTGCGCGGCGAGCTGGGCGCCAATCCCATCGAGACCATCATCCGCTATTTCGGCGACTGGGCGCTGCGCCTGCTGCTGCTCACCCTCGCGGCCACGCCGCTGCGTCTGCTCAGCGGCTGGAGTTGGCCGGTGCGGCTGCGGCGCCTGCTCGGCCTGTTCACCTTTTTCTATGCCATGCTGCACCTGCTGGCCTATGCGGTGCTCGATCAGTTCTTCGACTGGGCCGCCATCTGGGAAGACATCGTCGAGCGCCCCTTCA is a window encoding:
- the msrP gene encoding protein-methionine-sulfoxide reductase catalytic subunit MsrP — protein: MPFLRPGDIRPSEITPAAVYRDRRRFLGAALAAGGALLLPSALPAAPRRFGPLPRSPLSTSEPPNSYKDITTYNNFYELGTGKDDPARNAALLKTEPWSVTVDGEVERPGTYTLEDILKPHALEERIYRLRCVEAWSMVIPWVGFPLGDLIKRFQPTSRAKYVAFTTLHDPEQLPGQRRNVLQWPYVEGLRMDEAMHPLTLLAVGLYGEVLPGQNGAPLRLVVPWKYGFKSIKSIVRISLTEQMPPTTWNRAAPHEYGFYANVNPAVDHPRWSQKRERRLGELRKRETLPFNGYAEQVAQLYSSMDLTKWY
- a CDS encoding sulfite oxidase heme-binding subunit YedZ — translated: MVLSERWLKRVVFLLCLTPLAWLLALALRGELGANPIETIIRYFGDWALRLLLLTLAATPLRLLSGWSWPVRLRRLLGLFTFFYAMLHLLAYAVLDQFFDWAAIWEDIVERPFITTGMLAWLLLLALALTSNQASQRRLGRNWKRLHRLIYPAAILAAVHFALMVKADLREPLIYGAILTLLLGLRLIRRTRVYKTLENR